A single genomic interval of Lewinellaceae bacterium harbors:
- a CDS encoding tetratricopeptide repeat protein, producing the protein MKYQYLFVLFALFSLAACQSEQEKAQAQVTELEKQLEDDPKAEKAGEVLKAYQDYIAQFPDDLEATPRYLYRAAAIQYRMNRFSGAATSLFQAIGDYYSSSNTPKSVIFLGDIYQDKLSNEDNATTVYQALIRAFPDSEEAKAAHDKLPEGIVALEARIENMGSQMFDDSTGRIEYRIANNFISSAELYALILPQSEKTPDMLYKGAEIARTIRSFDKALGLYAQINEQYPKSDRAPQALFMRAFTLDSDLRQFDQAKVLYEQFLADYPNDDFVDDAQILLENLGKDDEEIIRSFTEKEAETGEVE; encoded by the coding sequence ATGAAATACCAATACCTATTTGTACTATTTGCCCTTTTCAGCCTCGCGGCTTGCCAGTCCGAACAAGAAAAGGCGCAGGCTCAGGTCACCGAACTGGAAAAACAACTCGAAGACGACCCCAAGGCAGAAAAAGCCGGGGAAGTATTGAAAGCCTATCAGGACTACATCGCCCAGTTTCCCGATGATTTGGAGGCCACGCCCAGATATTTGTACCGGGCGGCGGCCATTCAGTACCGGATGAACCGTTTCTCCGGCGCAGCCACTTCCCTCTTTCAGGCCATCGGAGATTATTACAGTTCCTCCAATACCCCGAAATCGGTTATCTTCCTGGGCGACATCTACCAGGATAAGCTCAGCAATGAAGACAACGCCACTACCGTTTACCAGGCCCTCATACGGGCTTTTCCGGATTCGGAAGAGGCGAAAGCGGCCCACGACAAACTGCCGGAAGGCATCGTAGCGCTGGAAGCCCGCATCGAAAATATGGGCAGCCAGATGTTCGACGATTCCACCGGCCGCATCGAGTACCGGATCGCCAACAACTTCATCAGCTCCGCCGAGCTGTACGCGCTGATCCTGCCCCAATCCGAAAAAACGCCCGATATGCTGTACAAGGGCGCTGAAATTGCCAGGACCATCCGCTCTTTCGACAAAGCGTTGGGCTTATACGCTCAAATCAACGAGCAATACCCGAAAAGCGACAGGGCGCCGCAAGCTTTGTTCATGCGGGCATTCACCCTGGATTCCGACCTCCGGCAGTTCGACCAGGCCAAGGTGCTGTACGAACAGTTCCTGGCGGATTACCCCAACGATGATTTTGTCGACGACGCTCAAATCCTGCTGGAGAACCTGGGAAAGGACGATGAGGAGATCATTCGTTCCTTTACGGAGAAGGAGGCGGAAACGGGGGAAGTGGAGTGA
- a CDS encoding glycosyltransferase family 39 protein, which produces MDRPAEGKRWLWGLLSAWALANIFQAALTELDPDEAYYWMYSLELDWGYFDHPPAVALLIRAGTLLFSGELGVRFFFVLLQPLSVYFLWRLAGRPSEKWDVITFIGLLAAIPILEIYGFVATPDGPLLFFAALFLWLYKQFVEGGRWPHTVLLGVCMAALLYSKYHGVLLIFFVLLSNLSLLKKPSFYVASILGFLLFLPHLHWQYENGFPSFLYHLQGRDDVYKLKYTTTYLLNQMVIFSPFLFPMLLWVLWKRRAEGPMDRACRFLLYGFWAFFFYTSFKGHVEPQWTGILSFPIALILFEECRRNLAFARWVRIFSLVTVLLLLAARLELAFNWTGLKSEFHRRQWVYELQQQAAGHPVLFHNTYRDVSKYSFYAGEKAYAFSDIEYRPNQFDLWDWERELHNKTVLLAAQNSWKCTACERVELTRKSFKLQLLDSLQVAEKVQCFLPDTLEKEWKAGGKLAIPIRFFNPYPHDIDFQKGTLPLSATGVFLLNGVLESYPLLRLNGPSPILPAGDTTAFEALFSVPDTLAGPFQFGIGLSWDALPPDVKSRLVEVVVE; this is translated from the coding sequence ATGGACCGCCCGGCTGAAGGAAAACGATGGTTGTGGGGGTTGCTCTCCGCCTGGGCGCTGGCCAATATTTTTCAGGCCGCCCTTACGGAGCTCGACCCGGACGAAGCCTACTACTGGATGTATTCCCTGGAATTGGATTGGGGCTACTTCGACCACCCGCCGGCCGTCGCTCTATTGATCCGGGCCGGCACGCTCCTTTTTTCAGGGGAACTGGGGGTCCGCTTCTTTTTTGTCCTGCTTCAGCCATTGTCGGTTTACTTTCTCTGGCGGCTGGCCGGCCGGCCTTCGGAGAAATGGGACGTCATCACTTTCATCGGGTTGCTGGCTGCCATTCCCATTCTGGAAATCTATGGTTTTGTCGCCACCCCCGACGGGCCACTCCTTTTTTTTGCAGCTCTGTTTTTGTGGCTGTACAAGCAGTTTGTGGAGGGTGGGCGCTGGCCGCATACCGTGCTGCTCGGCGTTTGCATGGCGGCACTGCTGTACAGCAAATACCATGGAGTGCTCTTGATATTTTTTGTCCTGTTGTCCAACCTTTCCCTGTTGAAGAAACCTTCTTTCTATGTGGCTTCTATCCTGGGTTTTCTCCTTTTCCTTCCCCATCTCCACTGGCAGTACGAAAATGGCTTCCCTTCCTTCCTCTACCACCTTCAGGGCAGAGATGATGTCTATAAACTGAAATACACCACTACTTATCTGCTGAACCAGATGGTTATTTTCAGCCCGTTCCTCTTTCCCATGCTGCTATGGGTGCTTTGGAAACGGCGGGCGGAAGGGCCGATGGACCGGGCGTGCCGCTTCCTGCTGTACGGGTTCTGGGCCTTTTTCTTTTATACTTCTTTCAAAGGGCACGTCGAGCCTCAATGGACGGGTATCCTCAGTTTCCCCATAGCTTTGATCCTGTTCGAAGAATGCCGGCGGAACCTGGCCTTTGCCCGCTGGGTGCGCATCTTCTCCCTGGTCACGGTGCTGCTGCTCCTGGCGGCCCGGCTGGAACTGGCTTTCAACTGGACGGGCCTGAAAAGCGAATTCCACCGCCGGCAGTGGGTTTATGAGCTGCAACAACAGGCGGCAGGCCACCCGGTGCTGTTCCACAATACCTATCGGGACGTATCCAAATACAGCTTCTACGCCGGCGAAAAAGCTTATGCTTTCTCCGATATCGAATACCGCCCCAACCAATTCGATTTATGGGACTGGGAGCGGGAACTCCACAACAAAACGGTGCTTCTGGCTGCACAAAATTCCTGGAAATGCACGGCCTGCGAAAGGGTGGAACTCACCCGCAAATCCTTCAAGTTGCAGTTGCTGGATAGCCTGCAGGTAGCCGAAAAGGTGCAGTGTTTCCTGCCCGATACCCTGGAAAAGGAGTGGAAGGCGGGCGGAAAACTGGCCATTCCAATCCGATTTTTTAACCCCTATCCTCACGATATCGATTTTCAGAAAGGAACCCTGCCGCTCAGCGCCACAGGCGTTTTCCTGTTGAACGGCGTGCTGGAATCCTATCCTCTGCTGCGGCTCAACGGGCCCTCCCCGATACTGCCGGCGGGAGACACGACGGCCTTTGAAGCCTTGTTTTCAGTGCCCGATACGCTTGCCGGCCCCTTTCAGTTTGGTATTGGCCTGAGCTGGGACGCCCTGCCTCCGGATGTGAAAAGCCGGCTGGTGGAGGTGGTGGTGGAGTGA
- a CDS encoding META domain-containing protein, with protein sequence MRYFLFAFLLLAVSCNNQAAGEEKTPADATAEVETTAETPAPSKAPEPVAEAGAFQGYEIEGKNWVLSKYTYDGNPERPVGEDPIHIDIKDGRLAGNGGCNDINGQIVLKEDGTVGISGISKTKKLCGGLMIQEMRIIELLEGAKTYKVNLVFLELAGPKGQLTFRNDLN encoded by the coding sequence ATGAGGTATTTTTTATTTGCTTTCCTGTTGCTTGCCGTTTCCTGTAACAACCAAGCTGCGGGTGAAGAGAAAACCCCGGCCGATGCCACTGCCGAAGTGGAAACAACTGCTGAAACCCCGGCGCCGAGCAAGGCGCCAGAGCCTGTTGCGGAAGCGGGTGCTTTCCAGGGATATGAAATTGAAGGGAAAAACTGGGTGCTTTCCAAATACACCTACGACGGCAATCCGGAGCGGCCGGTAGGAGAGGATCCCATTCACATCGACATCAAAGACGGGCGCCTTGCCGGCAACGGCGGCTGCAACGACATCAATGGGCAAATTGTGCTGAAAGAAGACGGAACAGTTGGCATCTCCGGGATTTCGAAAACCAAAAAGTTGTGCGGCGGCCTGATGATCCAGGAGATGCGCATCATCGAGCTGCTGGAAGGAGCGAAAACCTATAAGGTCAACCTGGTCTTTCTGGAGCTTGCCGGCCCGAAGGGACAACTCACTTTCCGCAATGACCTGAACTAG
- a CDS encoding DUF3298 and DUF4163 domain-containing protein — protein MNNNRIIFFLLALAFAVGCRPGNKGNQETETQDGQEETPALAFEQQSFSRQSASCEQDSSHCAQVEADYPLAVAGPEEAVRRINDTLNAYLRVSLAVFSPTPEDIPASLDEVASDFLEEYEAIRAEEEDMAGSWGVDLDGEVLYQSDALASIRFSTFSYAGGAHPNSFDYLINFDARTGEVLRLADLVSDTARLKELAEVAFREAREMGPDESLSEAGFFWDGPFALPENYAMTEDGLYLLYNPYEVAAYVMGPTEFSISREQLAGLLKSY, from the coding sequence ATGAACAATAACCGCATCATTTTCTTCCTGCTGGCCCTGGCCTTCGCTGTGGGCTGCCGCCCGGGCAACAAAGGGAACCAGGAAACCGAAACACAGGACGGGCAGGAGGAAACCCCCGCCCTGGCCTTCGAACAGCAAAGCTTCAGCCGGCAGTCGGCATCCTGCGAACAGGACAGCAGCCACTGCGCGCAGGTGGAGGCAGATTACCCGCTGGCAGTTGCCGGGCCGGAGGAAGCCGTCCGGCGCATCAACGATACCCTCAATGCCTACCTGAGGGTCAGCCTGGCCGTGTTTTCGCCTACTCCGGAAGACATTCCTGCCTCTCTGGACGAAGTGGCGAGCGATTTCCTGGAAGAATACGAGGCCATCCGGGCGGAAGAGGAGGATATGGCAGGGTCATGGGGAGTGGACCTGGATGGGGAAGTCCTTTATCAATCGGATGCCCTCGCGTCTATTCGGTTCAGTACTTTTTCTTATGCCGGAGGAGCCCATCCCAACTCTTTCGACTACCTTATCAATTTTGATGCCCGAACCGGAGAAGTGCTTCGGCTGGCAGACCTCGTAAGCGATACCGCCCGGCTGAAAGAGCTGGCCGAAGTGGCTTTTCGCGAAGCCCGGGAGATGGGGCCGGATGAAAGCTTGTCGGAAGCCGGTTTCTTCTGGGACGGCCCTTTTGCATTGCCGGAGAACTACGCGATGACGGAGGATGGCTTGTACCTCCTCTACAATCCGTACGAAGTGGCCGCTTATGTGATGGGCCCTACGGAATTCTCCATCAGCCGGGAGCAATTGGCCGGGCTTTTGAAGTCTTACTGA
- a CDS encoding 4Fe-4S dicluster domain-containing protein, with protein sequence MAIMITEECINCGACEPECPNNAIYEGGVEWAISDGAEVSGTYVLEDGSTTDVDAQHAPISEDLYYIVPDKCTECVGFHEEPQCAAVCPVDCCVPDPEREETEEQLLARKERLHL encoded by the coding sequence ATGGCAATAATGATAACTGAGGAATGCATCAACTGCGGGGCTTGCGAACCCGAATGCCCCAACAATGCCATCTACGAAGGCGGAGTGGAGTGGGCCATTTCGGACGGCGCGGAAGTTTCCGGCACTTATGTGCTCGAAGACGGCTCCACTACCGATGTTGATGCACAGCACGCCCCGATCTCCGAAGACCTGTATTACATCGTTCCGGATAAGTGTACCGAATGCGTGGGCTTCCACGAGGAGCCTCAATGCGCCGCCGTTTGCCCGGTGGATTGCTGCGTGCCCGACCCTGAGCGGGAAGAGACCGAAGAACAACTGCTGGCCCGCAAGGAGCGCCTGCATTTGTAA
- a CDS encoding glucose 1-dehydrogenase has translation MPIFDRFQLDGKVAIITGASKGIGEGIAYALAEAGARVVVSSRKQEVVDEVAHALTEKGFQALAVAANAGSEEALQKLTEAAVTAFGGIDIVVNNAAANPVFGPVENTEGWAYDKIMAVNVKGPFELCKLALPEMQKRGGGSIINISSIGGLSPENKLGIYSVSKAALISLTKVLAKEWGRHGIRANAICPGLIKTKFSEALWSNEKVMQYMISQLPIPRVGTVEEIAGLALFLASEAGGYCTGAVFTADGGYTV, from the coding sequence ATGCCCATTTTCGACCGATTTCAACTCGACGGGAAAGTAGCCATCATCACCGGCGCCAGCAAAGGCATCGGAGAAGGGATTGCCTATGCGCTGGCTGAGGCCGGCGCCCGGGTCGTCGTCTCCAGCCGCAAACAGGAGGTGGTGGACGAAGTGGCCCATGCGCTGACAGAGAAGGGTTTCCAAGCGCTGGCCGTAGCTGCCAATGCCGGAAGCGAAGAGGCGTTGCAAAAATTGACAGAAGCCGCAGTAACGGCGTTTGGAGGCATAGACATCGTAGTCAACAACGCCGCCGCCAACCCCGTCTTCGGCCCGGTGGAAAACACGGAGGGCTGGGCGTACGACAAGATCATGGCCGTCAATGTCAAAGGGCCTTTCGAGCTGTGCAAGCTGGCCCTGCCGGAGATGCAAAAGCGAGGCGGAGGGTCCATCATCAACATCAGCAGCATCGGCGGCCTGTCGCCAGAGAACAAGCTGGGCATCTACAGCGTCAGCAAAGCCGCCCTGATCTCCCTGACCAAAGTGCTGGCCAAGGAATGGGGCCGCCATGGCATCCGCGCCAACGCCATTTGCCCGGGCCTGATCAAGACCAAATTCAGCGAGGCCCTGTGGAGCAATGAGAAGGTCATGCAGTATATGATCAGCCAGCTGCCGATCCCCCGGGTGGGCACGGTGGAGGAGATCGCCGGGCTGGCACTATTTCTGGCTTCTGAGGCCGGAGGGTATTGTACCGGAGCGGTGTTTACGGCGGATGGAGGGTATACGGTGTAG
- a CDS encoding nucleotidyl transferase AbiEii/AbiGii toxin family protein, with protein MEKPALLGFCLAGGTSLALQIGHRVSVDLDFFGHRPFETQEILDELHDLAPLSIMSQSKNILVLNVQSVKVDFVNYRYPLISAPIETEGLRLLTVPDIGAMKLAAIAGRGRKRDFIDLFFILRQYSLDELVGFYLKKFDDGSEFMVARSLAYFEDADEDDDVILLGEKIKWEFVKKVIREEIRKKYK; from the coding sequence ATGGAGAAGCCTGCTTTGCTGGGATTTTGCCTGGCGGGTGGCACATCACTTGCTCTTCAAATCGGGCACCGGGTTTCCGTTGATTTGGACTTTTTTGGACATCGGCCGTTTGAAACCCAGGAGATTTTGGACGAGTTGCATGATTTGGCTCCGTTGTCCATCATGTCTCAGAGCAAGAACATTCTGGTTCTGAACGTGCAAAGTGTAAAAGTGGATTTTGTAAATTACAGATATCCCCTTATTTCTGCCCCCATAGAAACAGAAGGCCTTCGTTTGTTGACAGTTCCGGATATTGGTGCCATGAAGTTGGCAGCCATTGCAGGCAGGGGAAGAAAACGGGATTTTATCGATTTGTTTTTTATTTTGCGTCAATACTCCTTAGATGAACTGGTTGGGTTTTATTTGAAAAAATTTGATGATGGTTCTGAATTCATGGTAGCCCGGAGCCTCGCTTATTTTGAAGATGCGGATGAAGACGATGACGTCATTTTGCTCGGAGAAAAGATCAAGTGGGAGTTCGTCAAAAAGGTGATTCGGGAAGAAATCAGAAAAAAATATAAATGA